Proteins from a single region of Stappia sp. ES.058:
- a CDS encoding aspartate/glutamate racemase family protein, translated as MTLHILNPNSSRVVTDGIDAAIDPMRAGAGVDIRCHLLPEGPEGIETQAHVDGVVLPLLAQARALEAGASAFVIACFSDPGLAALREQSARPVLGIGESAYITALTMGQRFGILSIKRGSVARHIRTLGAMGLLDRLAADRPIDLGVADLSDETRTRARLDEVGAQLRDADGADVLILGCAGMARYRQDLQQTLGIPVIDPCQAATAMALGRIALARCD; from the coding sequence ATGACCCTGCATATCCTCAACCCGAACTCCTCGCGCGTCGTCACCGACGGGATCGATGCGGCCATCGATCCGATGCGCGCGGGCGCGGGGGTCGACATCCGCTGCCACCTTCTCCCAGAGGGACCGGAGGGGATAGAGACACAAGCTCACGTCGACGGCGTCGTGCTGCCGCTGCTTGCACAGGCGCGCGCGCTGGAGGCGGGGGCGAGCGCCTTCGTTATCGCCTGTTTCTCCGATCCCGGTCTTGCGGCGCTGCGCGAGCAAAGCGCCCGTCCGGTGCTCGGCATCGGCGAGAGCGCCTATATCACCGCGCTGACCATGGGCCAGCGCTTCGGCATTCTCTCGATCAAGCGCGGCTCGGTCGCGCGCCACATCAGGACGCTCGGCGCCATGGGCCTTCTCGACCGGCTGGCCGCCGACCGTCCGATCGATCTCGGCGTGGCGGACCTCTCCGACGAGACCCGCACCCGCGCGCGCCTCGACGAGGTCGGCGCGCAGCTTCGCGACGCCGACGGCGCCGACGTTCTCATCCTCGGCTGCGCCGGCATGGCGCGCTACCGACAGGACCTTCAGCAAACGCTGGGCATTCCGGTCATCGACCCGTGCCAGGCCGCGACCGCAATGGCGCTCGGCCGCATCGCGCTCGCCCGCTGCGATTGA
- a CDS encoding dihydrodipicolinate synthase family protein, producing MIRLSEDARGVYVIAITPFTDTGALDLEGCDKLVDFYLEAGATGLTVLGMMGEAPKLTVEESRTVVGRILKRVQGRVPVVAGVSAPGFAQIDALTRMVMGDGAAGVMIAPPGALRTDDQIVGYYTQVAELIGDVPFVLQDFPLATNVQMSVSTIARIVNTLPSCVCLKHEDWPGLAKITALRKEGTLDRRISILCGNGGMFLPEEMERGADGAMTGFAYPEMMATVVEHHARGDMERARDLFDAYLPLARFEQQPGLGLAIRKYTLAKRGIIASPALRKPGNALDATTRAEVDRLIARQENRLKELN from the coding sequence ATGATCCGACTGAGCGAAGACGCCCGCGGCGTCTATGTCATTGCCATCACACCGTTTACCGACACGGGCGCGCTCGATCTGGAGGGCTGCGACAAGCTCGTCGACTTCTATCTGGAGGCCGGCGCCACCGGCCTGACGGTGCTCGGCATGATGGGCGAAGCGCCCAAGCTCACGGTCGAGGAATCCCGCACGGTCGTCGGACGCATCCTCAAGCGGGTGCAGGGCCGCGTTCCCGTCGTCGCCGGCGTCTCGGCGCCCGGCTTTGCCCAGATCGACGCGCTGACCAGGATGGTGATGGGCGACGGCGCCGCCGGCGTGATGATCGCCCCTCCGGGCGCGCTTCGCACCGACGACCAGATCGTTGGCTATTACACGCAAGTTGCGGAGCTGATCGGCGACGTGCCCTTCGTGCTGCAGGATTTCCCACTCGCAACGAACGTGCAGATGTCGGTCTCAACCATCGCGCGGATCGTCAACACGCTTCCCAGCTGCGTCTGCCTCAAGCATGAGGACTGGCCGGGGCTTGCCAAGATCACCGCTTTGCGCAAGGAAGGCACCCTCGACCGGCGCATTTCCATCCTCTGCGGCAACGGCGGCATGTTCCTGCCGGAGGAAATGGAGCGCGGCGCCGATGGCGCGATGACCGGCTTTGCCTATCCGGAGATGATGGCGACCGTCGTGGAGCATCACGCCAGGGGCGACATGGAGCGGGCCCGCGACCTGTTCGACGCCTATCTGCCGCTCGCGCGCTTCGAGCAGCAGCCGGGCCTCGGTCTTGCCATTCGCAAATACACCCTCGCCAAGCGCGGGATCATCGCCTCCCCCGCCCTGCGCAAGCCGGGCAACGCGCTGGACGCAACGACGCGCGCGGAAGTCGACCGCCTGATCGCGCGCCAGGAAAACCGATTGAAGGAGCTGAACTGA